Proteins from a genomic interval of Drosophila willistoni isolate 14030-0811.24 chromosome 2L unlocalized genomic scaffold, UCI_dwil_1.1 Seg139, whole genome shotgun sequence:
- the LOC6638239 gene encoding uncharacterized protein LOC6638239, whose amino-acid sequence MEVEASYPKYAGRVPPLDLSQVNAGAEQQLQQLWANAGNATQKRHHPYHQVLDKCRGGLALISSSDDNNNNTTNINTSSTAATMMMNNNHHQHQTILHPMGSDGLPLDPRDWTRADVWKWLINMAVSEGLEVTPELPQKFPMNGKALCLMSLDMYLCRVPVGGKMLYRDFRVRLARAMAILS is encoded by the coding sequence ATGGAAGTGGAGGCCAGCTACCCCAAATATGCCGGACGTGTGCCACCCCTCGATCTATCTCAGGTCAATGCCGGTGCCgagcaacaactgcaacaactgTGGGCAAATGCAGGAAATGCCACACAGAAGCGTCATCATCCCTACCATCAAGTGTTGGACAAATGTCGCGGCGGTTTGGCCCTAATCAGTAGTAGTGAtgataataacaataatacaaCCAACATCAACACCTCCTCCACCGCTGCAACAATGATGATGAACAATAATCATCATCAACACCAAACAATCCTGCATCCCATGGGCTCGGATGGTTTGCCCTTAGATCCTCGTGACTGGACCAGAGCAGATGTATGGAAATGGCTTATCAATATGGCCGTTTCAGAGGGTCTTGAAGTCACACCCGAATTGCCACAGAAATTTCCAATGAATGGCAAAGCCCTGTGCCTGATGAGTCTGGATATGTATCTGTGTCGAGTTCCAGTCGGTGGCAAAATGCTCTATCGTGATTTTCGAGTACGTTTGGCTAGAGCCATGGCTATCCTATCCTAA